The genomic interval CCAATGGTCGTCTGACCGGTTTCTATGAACTCCGTTCCGGGGAGACTGGTTACCAGAAACAGGCGAAATACGCCTATACCTGGGACAGCAAGGGAAATATCATCAAAGAAGTAAGAGTTTCCATGCCGGCTGGTGTTGAATCAAAAGACAGCTCTTTCACTGATTACACTTACGACGACAAAGTGAACTTTGCATCCAGACAGCCAGAGTTCTTCCTGCTGGAATCTGACAATCCTACTTTCGGATTATCTGCGAACAATGTCGTTAAATCTGTACGTACCATCAACACCATCCCTGGCTATGTTTCAACTGCGACAGAAGAATATACTTATGACGCAGACGGATATCCTGTTACAAGGAAAGAAGTGGAGAAAGACGTGCGGGACGGCGTGGTAGAATACACTTCTGAGGATTCTTTCAAGTACCGTTATATCAAAAAATAAACGGTAGCTATAATAACAGATCAGGTGTTTTCCCAAGGAGAAAACACCTGATTTTTTTTGCACTTAAATTACCACAGGCCTCCGCAACTACACCCCTCACCGATAAGCCTCCTGTGGATCTATTCCTGAATCAATCAATTCATTTACTTCCCTTCCGTTTCCGCCAGTTTCCATTCCGGGCGGATAAAATGGCAGGTATACCCAAAAGGATGCTTCTGCAGATAATCCTGGTGTTCTTCCTCCGCATCCCAGAAATCTGCGGCCGGCACTATCTCCGTAACGATCGGGTTACGGTAGATGCCCGCTGCGGTCAGTTCCTTCACCAGTTCTGCAGCCGTGTTTTTCTGCGCTTCATCCAGGTAAAAGATTGCTGAACGATAAGAGGTACCTATATCATTCCCCTGCCGGTTACGGGTGGTAGGATCATGTATCTGGAAGAAAAATTCAAGCAGCTTGCGATAAGAAAGCTCATTTGGGTCGAACTCGATCTTTATGCCCTCTGCATGTGTTCCATGATTGCGGTAAGTAGCATTAGGGACATCACCACCGGTATATCCGACCCTGGTCTTCTTTACACCAGGAAGCGCACGGATGAGCTCCTCTACGCCCCAAAAGCAACCTCCCGCGAGTATGGCAGTCTGTGTTGACATATAACTTATTTTAGCCTTTAAGCCCCATTTTTATGCCAGGGATGAAACGGCAGTCATTTTAGCAGATAAAAGCGGGAATGAGGCCTGTTCTGTCAGGATGTCAAGCAATTCCCCTCAATATCCCTCCTTTCCTATCTTATATAAAAAATTCTGTTTGGAAGCTTCTCCAAAGTAAGCCACTTCCATCTCACCTACTTTCTCTGCACCCAGGCGACCAATAGACACCTGTGAGCGGATATTATTCACTCCTATATGAAAATACACCTGCGAAACGAATTGGAAAATATAATCGAGCATCATTCTCTTAACGGAATGATTGAAGCCTTTTCCCCAATACGCAGTAGCATAAAAGGTATATCCGATGCATATGCTGCTTTCCTCCTCATTATAATCATAAAAACGGGTACTCCCGGCTACTTTGCCTGTTGCTTTATCCACGATCTTAAATGCGCCCCTGCTCCGGATAGCGCCATCGAAGAATGTGCGGAACACATCGTGCTGCCATCGCTCCCTGTTAGGATGCTGTTCCCATATTTCCGGGTCTGCAGCTACTGCATAAACATCCTCAAAATCCTCTTCCCGCAAAGGGTAAAGGATGGCATGTTCATTTTCAAGTACAGGCTGAATATCGATCACCATATCTTGTTTTTTATAGCGTTACAATATTGATCTTACAGGTCTTTAATATAATTCGCCAGGTCTTTTTCAACCGTATTTTCACTTTTCTCCAGCTGCCGGACGATCCGCTCCCGCTCAGCATCCGTTTTGTTCTGGCTTAGCTTTTTCTGTCCCTGCAGGTCTGTTACTTCCAGTTCAAAAGCCACGATCCCCCGCATCATACCTGTCTTATATTTTTCAGAAAGCCCTTTCCATTGTTCCAGGTATTCCCGCTCATAAAAAGTGATCATCTGCTCCAGTATGCGCAATTTGGAAGCCTCATCCGCCAGGATCTTCGCCTTTCCATACGCATGCACACTGATGTAGTCCCATGTGGGCACACTTTCTCTTTTGTCGTAGTGCATGGGAGAAATATAGGCGTGCGGCTCAGTAAATATTACCAGGGAAGTATTGGCTTCAATATACCTTGTCTGCGGATTAACGGCTGAGAAATGAGCGGTCAGTATCAGTTTGCCTGCATCTTCACTGATAAAGAATGGCAGATGACCGGCAAGGGGCACAGCATCTCCCATCGTAACAATAGTAGCAAAGCTGTATTGCTTCATGAAGTCTATCATCTCCCTGTTGTCCTGGAACCGGAATGACTGAGGAACATACATAGCGGATTGTCTTTTAACTGGTACAAATGTATTTTCAGATTGGATTATATTTGTAGTCCAATTTCAACAAAATGGGTAGTCCAATTTTAACCCGGGTCTTTCATGATATCCACCTCGAACATGCAGCGGAAAGACCCGTATATCTCCAGCTGGCGGACGCTATTTTGTCGCTTATCAAAAAAGGGACACTCCGCCCCGGCCTTAAATTACCCAGCTCGCGGGACGTGGCCGGCCAGCTGCAGATCAACCGGATTACCGTGTCCAGGGCATATGAGGAACTACAGATGCAGGGATGGCTGGAAAGCGCTGTTGGCCGCGGTACATTCGTTACCTCGCATATACCGGAGCCTGCACCGGGAACCTTAAAGCATGCGCCCACAAACAATGCCTCTCAAACGGCAGGTTTCAGGCTTCCCGATCAGCAATACCTGGAAGTTTTACCAACCTTCATTAATAGCGAATTACATCTTGATGACGGGTTTCCTGACCCGAAACTGGCGCCTTTAAAGGAATTGTACAGGGCTTATCGCAGCCAGTTAACCAGGAGTGGCTTATACAACAAGTTCGGGAAATACGGTCAACCCGATGGCGCTGAATTTTACAGGAACGCTATATCAAAATACCTCAACGAAACACGCGGATTAAGCACCACTCCACACAACATCCTCTCTGTAAAGGGAACCGTAATGGGCATTAACCTGGTGTGTAATGGCCTGATCAGTCCCGGCGATATTATTGTATCCGGCATTCCCGGATGGCGAAGAGCTGAGCAGAACTTTATGCATGCCGGCGCAAAACATATCGGTATTCCGGTAGATGAACATGGCCTGGTAGTAGATGAACTGAAGAAGATCTGCCGCCGGAAGAAAGTAAGGATGGTATA from Chitinophaga filiformis carries:
- the msrA gene encoding peptide-methionine (S)-S-oxide reductase MsrA; this translates as MSTQTAILAGGCFWGVEELIRALPGVKKTRVGYTGGDVPNATYRNHGTHAEGIKIEFDPNELSYRKLLEFFFQIHDPTTRNRQGNDIGTSYRSAIFYLDEAQKNTAAELVKELTAAGIYRNPIVTEIVPAADFWDAEEEHQDYLQKHPFGYTCHFIRPEWKLAETEGK
- a CDS encoding GNAT family N-acetyltransferase, translating into MVIDIQPVLENEHAILYPLREEDFEDVYAVAADPEIWEQHPNRERWQHDVFRTFFDGAIRSRGAFKIVDKATGKVAGSTRFYDYNEEESSICIGYTFYATAYWGKGFNHSVKRMMLDYIFQFVSQVYFHIGVNNIRSQVSIGRLGAEKVGEMEVAYFGEASKQNFLYKIGKEGY
- a CDS encoding FMN-binding negative transcriptional regulator, translated to MYVPQSFRFQDNREMIDFMKQYSFATIVTMGDAVPLAGHLPFFISEDAGKLILTAHFSAVNPQTRYIEANTSLVIFTEPHAYISPMHYDKRESVPTWDYISVHAYGKAKILADEASKLRILEQMITFYEREYLEQWKGLSEKYKTGMMRGIVAFELEVTDLQGQKKLSQNKTDAERERIVRQLEKSENTVEKDLANYIKDL
- a CDS encoding PLP-dependent aminotransferase family protein; its protein translation is MGSPILTRVFHDIHLEHAAERPVYLQLADAILSLIKKGTLRPGLKLPSSRDVAGQLQINRITVSRAYEELQMQGWLESAVGRGTFVTSHIPEPAPGTLKHAPTNNASQTAGFRLPDQQYLEVLPTFINSELHLDDGFPDPKLAPLKELYRAYRSQLTRSGLYNKFGKYGQPDGAEFYRNAISKYLNETRGLSTTPHNILSVKGTVMGINLVCNGLISPGDIIVSGIPGWRRAEQNFMHAGAKHIGIPVDEHGLVVDELKKICRRKKVRMVYVTPHHHYPTTVSLRIDRRLELLRLAGEYGFIIFEDDYDFDFHYKHRPLLPLASADENGMVIYCGSFSKSFSPAFRIGYLAASQNVIAHLSRVRILLDRQGDHILDNAIAELLHDGTMQRYLRKTLPVYKERRDFFCDLLDRELKPAVSFNVPEGGMTVWTKFAASIDVEKLANDALKKGLYISNGKNHLYPTFNANAIRLGFASSSREELEKCVSILKQLLKKQRLI